The genomic stretch gtgcatatattttttttgaaaaatactaATTATTATTGCAGTGAATTAATTCATTAGTTCGTTGCATGAAGAAATGAAATGCATGGTTAATTAGGGAAAATCTTTCGAATTTTGATtgaattattgaaaaaatatgaCTAAAGTATGATTTTGTTTGGTTACTTATTTGGGTGCAAAGGCCAATTAGTGAGGTTAGAGTACATAGTGGTTGTTCGGTTCATTAGACTAAATAATAGGAAGATACAATATGGGATAAGTTAGGATGGGCCTTGTTTATGGATAGAATTAGTATTGGATTTATAAATGTTGTTTGGTTGAGTAGATTATGTGTAAGATAATTTTAGTATAATGTTTGATAGATTAGATTAATACTAAGTTATGAAAGATCATGAAACTACATAACATAATCACTGTTGGAGGAAAAactcaaaatcataaaaatataacGGAAAATTAAGGATTAATGCAAATATAGAACATAAAGCATAATTATACCACAAGCATtactactttttttaattttcaccgCCTCCTCCAACACCATTCCCCAAACATACagtatttaatttcatttaattaacaTGACTACCCATTTCCCCAATTTTTTCACAACCCTTCTTCTCATACTAGGAAAATAATCAGAAGAGACTGGCCGTGATAAAGGAGACGCGGGCCGAGAGATAACTTTGTCACAGTAACCGAACGTCGGATAATCCGGTGACTGAGATTGAGTCTGGGTGTAGTACCGGCATCCCAACGGGCACATAGTGTACATGCAATCTGAGCTTCGAATGCAAGTACGTCATGAATTAAGTTTGAAAGAGAAATTTACCGTTATTGCATTCACGTTACGTACACTCATATAGTATAATGTAATAATTGGTTTTCATAATTAATAATCTCAATGCTGCAGCTAATTAAGGCACAACAAAGAAGCGTATTTCTCCCAAATCAAACCTCGAAGCAGAATTCAACTAACAAAACGGAAAGTGGGAATGCATTAATTGGAGTATTAATTACTTCTCCGTTCGGAGTATTAGAGTAATTTATTTTCAGCATtgagattaagaaaaatatgtataatgtattaaataaatagataaaatatacaagagaagaaaaagttgagagaataaattaagagtGAGATAATGTATTACTTTTTGTCAAAAGAGAAAATGATTAAACTATCATGAAACGccctaaattaaaaaaaaaatgattcaactactatagaatggagggagtactccaCTAGTATTATAGCTGGGTTGATTCAAATCATTATCAAATCATATATTGGTCTTAAGAACTACTATTATTCCCTCTTGTTCTTATTAAATGTCTTATATTTGATTGAtgtgagttttaagaaattgtttaaccTTGTGAaggaaagtgagtggaaaaagttagtggaatatgaacctcattttaaaatatactcatattagttttataataattgtgagtagaatgggttagtggaatgtgaaatccactactaaaaatagtaaaaatgaaatgaaatactatttattAAGAACCATCCGtcaaataagaaaatatgagacatttaatgggaACCGGATGTAATAATGCTTTATTAAAACTTGAGCAAATTCTAGTAactttttatgaaatttttaagtGTGGAGTATTAAGTactactcctttcgtcccaaaagaatatgcacaTTAGTttcgatacgagttttaatgtaaaattggtaaagtaagagagagataaagaaaaaaagtactTAATGTATggttagtggaaaatgggtcccacctcattagagagaaaagagtttccaaaattagaaagtgcatatttttgtgggacggactaaaaagaaaaaggtgtatattcttgtaggacggagggagtatcacatTAAGATTATTACTAATTTTGTAAAACAGTTCATTTTTCAAATTCGACATATCCACtaagtattttatcttattaggtacatatttcattttttcccctaaaaataagaaatttgaGGACAATACAAGTTTTAATTCgaaatttataaagtaaaagaaagataaaagaaaaaaattattgattatTGTTATTGGAAAATGAAGCACACCTCTTTAAAGATTATCAAAATGGAAGTTGACAAATTTTGTCGAACGTGCTAAAAATGGACAAAAATACTATTGTTTGGGGACGAAGAGAATATTATTCAATGTCAAATTCAAAAACTAAGACATCTAACTGAGTTTGTTTCAATTATTATTCAGACTAAGCCACATAGATTTCAAGAAACAAAGTCtattgaaattttttctttCAGACCGGATTGAGAAAATTGCACACTTtaaaaaatttatgatttttaattcCATTTTCAGAATTAGtccaattttataaatttgaaggtcaatattaaataatttttgtttggtttacaatcaaaatttgattaaaaaaggTGTAGAGTTTGTAGTAGCTAACCCAAATCGATGTCTGTCTAAATTAACATGGTAAATGGGTTACATTCTTCATCAAAATTGATTAAGATTTTCAGCAGAAGCAATCGAAACATCGAAGTTGTTTCATTATATATACCAACATATGGATAGCCTTGAAATCATGAGTCCAAGTTGAAACAATGTGTTTGTAATTGTTTATAACACATTATTTATTAACTGAAAGATCTTACATGAGCTTTGATTGTGGGTTGGAGCAATGTGTAGGTAGAAAGCTGAGTTGTCCCTCGACAAGATCATACCCAATCCGATAATTCATCTGATGCAAATTCCCAAACACACCAATATCCCCTCCTGCAGGTATCAGCGTCAAACAAACAATCCCTTTCTCCACCTCCAAAAAAACACCCTCTTGTACCAAAACCACGTTCGCATTCTTGAAATGAGCTGTGACAGGCGGTGAACTGAACCCATCCTCCATCCTATAGCACATCTGGAACGGCTCTGGTGGAGCCTCCACGCGCTCGCCCTTGACCGCACCCTCGAGCATCGCCTCCACCCTGTTATATATCTCATCAGGGACGAACGACAGTGTCGTCCCTAAGTCAATGATCATGTTGCCCTCGTTGGACCCCAACGAGGGCAACTCAGGCTCAGCGTTGGCGATACTGTCTAGCCCAACGCTGAGTCCTTCCAATGTGAGGTAGTAGAATGTGTCTGGTGGTGATTTCTTTACTAGTAGCGTGGAGACGACTTTAGGCCCGGCCACGACGGCGCTGCTGCCGAAGCTGATCTTGCTGGTGGCATTGGAGTCAAGCAATGGCAAGCAGTAAGAGAATTTCCCGCCTATGGAGGTGTTTAGCTGGTTTATGATGGAGATCGAGCCGCCGCCGAGGCCGACGATCCCGGACCCGTAGCTGAAAGAGCCACCGTTATCGAAGCCGCAGCCGAAGGCGAATTTTGGGAAGGACACGCCTCCGTCGAAGGTTAGGATTTCCGTTGCAAGCTCGCCGACGCTGTATGAGCCGTCTCCGTAAAAGACCTCGTATCGGCAGGCGTTGTCGTCGCCGCCGCATGACGGTGATGATCCGGACGCGGTGCATTGGTCGGACTAGCACGGGACTGGGCGGTAAGACGAGGACTGAGATGGGTCGAAGAGTGGGAGAGTTTGGTTGAAGCACTCTGTGCATAGTTTGCATTGGGTCCATGTTAGGTCGCTTCCCGTGTCAGCGATGGCTAGCTGCTCAGCCGGGGGCGTCCCGATTTTGATCTTCATCAGGTACTCATAGTCCGAAGGGATGATCGGAGCGACTATGGACTCTGTCGATGATTTTGAACGCAAGGCAATCAGCGAGGATTTTCTTGACAGGGAGCGGTCGACCGCGTGTCGTAGGCGTTGGAAACGAGTGATGGAGGGGTCGTACGAAGGTGAGCGGTGCGAGTCACGGTGGATGAAGTTGAAGGTGAGGTCGCCAGTGGATTCGATTGAGTATGTCAAgcagagggaataaagtagaagagagcaAAGAAATGTGGACATGGATTTGAGGCAAGAAGGCATTTTTTGTGTTGTGATGATGGAATTGCAAGAGTGATTAACACTATTTATACGAAATTATTTGGTTGAAAtttgcatatatattttttaacagTAATTATTATTGCAATGAATTCATTAGTTCGTTGCATGAAGAAATGAAATGCATGGTTAATTAGGGAAAATCTTTCAAATTTTGGATGAATTATTGAAAAAACATGACCAAAGTATGTTGTTGTTCCTTATTTGGGTGCAAAGAACAATTAGTGAGGATAGTATACATGCTAACTGAGCTTCGAATGCAATTACGTTTTCAATTAAGTTTGAAAGAGAAATTTGTCGTTATTGCCTTCAATATTCAGGACTAGTGGGGCCAAGTTTTCAAATTCCAGGTGTATTCATGGAGAGTTTATTTATCTAATTAAATAGTAATTACTGTCccgttttgatttattttaaaaaagaattCAAACGCCATATTGCTCAGTTGATCGTATTATACGAcgtaattttaaatataaactcATATATTTAATTAACAAATTTGTGAATTGTTATACATGTCATGTGGTaaactcttttttcttttcgatTGCCAGCGATTCAGTGAATTAATAAGACAAATATCTAAGATGAAGATATAAATTTGCTTAATAAGACAAACTTGTTTAGTTTTCCTCCAAAAATCATAAAGTTGGTATGTATTGGTGTTTCAAGTGGTAGTAATTTAGTACCTGGATGctataacgtgataattcaattTGTATGATTAATGTCAATATGTCATAATTAATTTATGTgtataagagcatccccatccatgcTTATGTgagcccggacccacttttattaattttttactccatgctcttccccaagagcacaatacccacgtccatactcttccgcaaggacatgctcaagggtcccaccattccattatttaatttaaatacttcaattactaacaacatttctacaatataaaaattcattaaaagtactcgaactactattacaaatttaaaaaatataaaaattacataattaaaatcctaaaaaataaaaaatacataattaaaatcattaaaattaaaaattacataattaaaggctaaaaaataccccATGGAAGACTAGTTCTCCGACCCTCTCCCCAATATTTGTCGGAGACCTCGTATCATTGCCCGATGCGCTtcaagttgctcgggagacATGTGAGACGTCTCGGACATATTGAGTTGAGCCAAGAGTGTCCACAaagagttggtggggggttgaggtggcacaaagggagcgggagcggcgcgacgacggttggccgtctcctgtttccttccttgcggccggcattgggaactgctcgggccggcgtcggggctacccaagttagctccgacaagctggctagccacctcatccccGCCggtgtcggatagggataccgacgtcaaccgtttgctggaggaggatgatacgcctcccttatacttcggatgcacacgcacctcttaccaagcgctgaggtacttgaatggtttgtaatgttGGGATTGGTAAGTCGTCGTGGTGGCACtaatgatgtcgagctcgctcaTGCTGCTCCCCGCcaaccgctcttcctggaggtaataaccctggaacttttggatttcttcgttggctctgaagagggcattgcgcaccatactctcattgcgctcgatggttccatagggtcagttttcattgtaccgacgagagacgcgccaccaaaacctatccccgctttggttcgtgccaaccttcagatcttcggagataatcaaataggctttgaataactgatccatctccgccggagtgtacggggtgcggacgtgATGACTGTCACCGCCACGACCCTGAACACGAacaccacgaggagtaggagtaggagtaggagtagaaGGAGTTTGAGTGTCGTCGCTCCCTCCCGATCCGGGTTCGGGTGCCTACCCGTATCACCCATCGGGGACATCTTGGTCGTCCATCGGGTAAgtccggtagccacccggaatttgagaaccttgggtttgaagAGAGGCCGAGAATTGCGTTTTCGGACTAGGGAATGGTTGTGAGctgaaccattcgtggttccaaccgcgggagtcggaggagtgatcgccggagccgggcattttttttgtaagagtgaaagattaagaattgatgagagaatttagatgaaaattgtgtagtgtggtgggaAATTTTTTTTGTGGAAATGGGGGTaattatagatgaaaatgtgaattttgggggaaaattgaaaaataaattaaaagtggggagtacacagatataatttattgggaagtgggaaaatatattttttatttaaaaacgattttttaaattaaattcaaattttttaaaaaaattgaaaatgccaacggctatgCTGTTGGCCAATCCCGTCGCGCCACATCTGTCTGCTTAGCGGCACGGacatgctcgatgcatcgagcagcgccgtgccagtggCAGACAACGTGTTGTCGTGCCAGTGGTACGGACCCCGTCCGTCCCGGAGATcaccgatgcggatgctctaatactccatctgtccacgAAAAACagtctcattttttcatttttgaatatccataaaaaatagtctcatttctaaaaatgagAAGTTTCTCTCTaatactttacctactttttctcctctctccTATACTTTCtgtaatttttctttatttatctcttactttacctatttgTTATCTTTCTATCTTTCTTTACCAAATTTTCATTAAAACACGGTCGTCCACAAATGTGACTATTTTTtgggaacggatggagtataaattatattataagtaaaattatttttaaacatTTGAAAAAGATTGAGTTGGGTTTTTGGGCATGTGACTGATATGACAAAGAAAATAACATAGGtttctctctttcctttttaattgtgagaaaataaagtaaaacacTTTCAAAACCCAAATAAGGACATGCAGAAATTGATAAAT from Salvia splendens isolate huo1 chromosome 15, SspV2, whole genome shotgun sequence encodes the following:
- the LOC121766762 gene encoding aspartic proteinase CDR1-like; this encodes MPSCLKSMSTFLCSLLLYSLCLTYSIESTGDLTFNFIHRDSHRSPSYDPSITRFQRLRHAVDRSLSRKSSLIALRSKSSTESIVAPIIPSDYEYLMKIKIGTPPAEQLAIADTGSDLTWTQCKLCTECFNQTLPLFDPSQSSSYRPVPVGELATEILTFDGGVSFPKFAFGCGFDNGGSFSYGSGIVGLGGGSISIINQLNTSIGGKFSYCLPLLDSNATSKISFGSSAVVAGPKVVSTLLVKKSPPDTFYYLTLEGLSVGLDSIANAEPELPSLGSNEGNMIIDLGTTLSFVPDEIYNRVEAMLEGAVKGERVEAPPEPFQMCYRMEDGFSSPPVTAHFKNANVVLVQEGVFLEVEKGIVCLTLIPAGGDIGVFGNLHQMNYRIGYDLVEGQLSFLPTHCSNPQSKLM